A genome region from Sphingobium sp. CR2-8 includes the following:
- a CDS encoding NADP-dependent oxidoreductase translates to MTGTHRTITLARRPTGLPQAGDFQLAQAPLPVVADGTMLVRNRVFAIDAAIRGFMDDRPSYLPPLAIGETIRGMALGEVVDSRLPGFAAGDIVRALAGWEEYSLLTADALGLEKCDCPDRGALSLYMGTLGPSGLTAYVGLFAIGRIKPGDTVAISAAAGAVGNVAGQIARLSGCRTIGITSSPDKAALCRDLGFDAVVDYNAPGTLDAKIASAAPQGIDVYFDNVGGEILDGILPHLTDHGRVIVCGMIANYNNADEQYPIRNLWQLLVKRATMQGFLTYEHPEFLAEAQSRIGAWVKAGDLRPLENVTHGLDATPDAFIRLMSGRTTGKTVVCLP, encoded by the coding sequence ATGACCGGCACGCATCGCACCATCACGCTGGCCCGGCGCCCCACAGGGCTTCCACAGGCGGGCGATTTCCAGTTGGCGCAGGCGCCGTTGCCGGTGGTGGCGGACGGCACGATGCTGGTCCGCAACCGGGTATTTGCGATCGATGCGGCGATCCGCGGTTTCATGGACGACCGGCCCAGCTATCTGCCGCCGCTGGCGATCGGCGAAACCATCCGCGGCATGGCGCTGGGCGAAGTGGTGGACAGCCGCCTGCCCGGTTTCGCCGCAGGCGACATCGTGCGCGCGCTGGCTGGGTGGGAGGAATATAGCCTGCTCACTGCCGACGCGCTGGGCCTGGAAAAATGCGACTGTCCCGATCGGGGGGCGCTCTCGCTCTATATGGGCACGCTCGGCCCGTCGGGCCTGACCGCCTATGTCGGCCTGTTTGCGATCGGCCGGATCAAGCCGGGCGATACCGTCGCGATCAGCGCGGCGGCGGGCGCGGTGGGCAATGTCGCGGGCCAGATCGCGCGCCTGTCCGGCTGCCGGACGATCGGCATCACCAGTTCACCCGACAAGGCCGCGCTGTGCCGCGACCTGGGCTTCGACGCCGTCGTCGATTACAACGCACCCGGCACGCTGGACGCGAAGATCGCCTCCGCCGCGCCGCAGGGGATCGACGTCTATTTCGACAATGTGGGGGGTGAGATACTGGACGGCATACTGCCCCACCTGACTGATCATGGCCGGGTCATCGTGTGCGGCATGATCGCCAATTATAACAATGCCGATGAACAATATCCGATCCGCAACCTGTGGCAGTTGCTGGTGAAGCGCGCGACGATGCAGGGGTTCCTGACCTATGAGCATCCAGAGTTTCTGGCCGAGGCGCAATCGCGTATCGGTGCATGGGTCAAGGCTGGCGACCTGCGCCCGCTGGAAAATGTAACGCATGGGCTGGACGCGACGCCGGACGCCTTCATACGATTGATGAGCGGCAGGACGACGGGGAAAACCGTCGTCTGCCTGCCGTGA
- a CDS encoding aromatic ring-hydroxylating oxygenase subunit alpha, giving the protein MADADPQIKAPPQIKGEPLPRCPGPSYRDLALADTNEVPEYLYQDVYENLGSDPIPTSRYTDPAFFELEKQKMWPKVWQFAVREEELPEPGDYAVYENVGKSFIIVRQADMSVRAFYNVCLHRGRKLKLESGWAGELQCPFHGFTWNMDGSMKQIPCRWDFAHLSDDQMALPEVSVGRWGGYIFIREAGEGPTIEEFLAPLPEHFQRWKHEECTTVIWVGKVVPANWKVVMEAFMESWHTVVTHPQLLPFTGDANSSYNIYGDYTNLTVTPFGTMSPHIDPEGKPQQWIVDEFVKYNGRSSDNYEEQPEGGYNVKVPDGVTARAALGASLRETTSKMFGQDISFASDSEMMDALLYNVFPNYSPWAGFQPNIVYRWRPWHDVDHCLMEVRILTRTPPGETPPKCPPMHFLTDAQKWTEAAEIGILGDVFEQDMENLPFVQQGLKSSANGQVQLANYQEIQIRQFQNTLMKFIEAA; this is encoded by the coding sequence ATGGCTGACGCCGATCCCCAGATCAAAGCCCCGCCGCAGATCAAGGGAGAGCCGCTGCCACGCTGTCCGGGGCCGTCCTATCGCGACCTGGCCCTGGCCGACACCAATGAAGTGCCGGAATATCTCTATCAGGATGTCTATGAAAATCTGGGGTCCGATCCGATCCCCACATCCCGCTACACCGACCCGGCCTTTTTCGAGCTGGAAAAGCAGAAAATGTGGCCCAAGGTCTGGCAATTCGCCGTGCGCGAGGAGGAACTGCCCGAGCCGGGCGACTATGCCGTATATGAGAATGTCGGCAAATCCTTCATCATCGTGCGGCAGGCGGATATGTCGGTCCGCGCCTTCTACAATGTCTGCCTGCATCGCGGCCGCAAGCTGAAGCTGGAAAGCGGCTGGGCAGGCGAACTGCAATGCCCGTTCCATGGCTTCACCTGGAATATGGACGGGTCGATGAAACAGATCCCGTGCCGCTGGGATTTTGCGCATCTGTCGGACGATCAGATGGCGCTGCCCGAAGTGTCCGTCGGGCGCTGGGGCGGCTATATCTTCATCCGGGAAGCGGGCGAAGGGCCGACGATCGAGGAATTTCTGGCCCCGCTGCCCGAACATTTCCAGCGCTGGAAGCATGAGGAATGCACGACCGTCATCTGGGTCGGCAAGGTCGTTCCCGCCAATTGGAAGGTGGTGATGGAGGCTTTCATGGAAAGCTGGCACACCGTCGTCACCCACCCGCAATTGCTGCCGTTCACCGGCGACGCCAATTCATCCTATAATATCTACGGCGACTATACGAACCTGACGGTCACGCCCTTCGGCACCATGTCGCCCCACATCGATCCCGAAGGCAAGCCGCAGCAATGGATCGTCGACGAGTTCGTCAAATATAATGGCCGCTCGTCCGACAATTATGAGGAGCAACCCGAAGGCGGCTATAACGTCAAGGTGCCGGATGGGGTTACGGCCCGCGCGGCGTTGGGCGCCAGCCTGCGCGAAACGACCAGCAAGATGTTCGGGCAGGACATCAGCTTCGCATCCGACAGCGAGATGATGGATGCGCTGCTCTATAATGTCTTCCCCAATTACAGCCCCTGGGCGGGGTTCCAGCCCAATATCGTCTATCGCTGGCGGCCGTGGCATGATGTCGACCATTGCCTGATGGAAGTGCGCATCCTTACCCGCACGCCGCCCGGCGAAACCCCGCCCAAATGCCCGCCGATGCATTTCCTGACGGACGCGCAGAAATGGACCGAAGCGGCCGAGATCGGCATTTTGGGCGATGTGTTCGAACAGGATATGGAAAATCTGCCCTTCGTCCAGCAAGGCTTGAAAAGCTCCGCCAACGGGCAGGTGCAACTGGCCAATTATCAGGAAATCCAGATCCGCCAGTTTCAGAATACGTTGATGAAATTCATCGAGGCGGCATGA
- a CDS encoding phosphotransferase → MTMTNSAQQRFAGSGAIREGHGFDIERLAEWMAAHVEGFAGPLTVEQFKGGQSNPTYKLITPTRKYVMRRKPPGQLLKGAHAIEREYRVISALGAAGFPVAKAYALCDDDSIVGTAFYLMEMVEGRIFWDSTLPGLTTQERPLYFDAMNATIAKLHGFAPDAIGLGDYGRPGNYFERQIARWSRQYGEDVEAGRLDDMDWLVDWLPTNIPAGDESRVVHGDFRADNMIWHATEPTILAVLDWELSTLGHPLADFTYHLMMYHLPPHIIGGFKGADLVALNIPRQDAYVAAYCARTGRAGIDNLSFYLAFNMFRFAAILHGIKGRMARGTAASPEAASLVDTLPELAGLARAMAARKD, encoded by the coding sequence ATGACGATGACGAACAGCGCGCAGCAGCGTTTCGCCGGATCGGGCGCGATCCGCGAAGGCCATGGTTTCGATATCGAACGCCTCGCCGAATGGATGGCGGCGCATGTGGAGGGCTTTGCCGGGCCGCTGACCGTCGAGCAGTTCAAGGGCGGCCAGTCCAACCCGACCTACAAGCTGATTACGCCGACGCGTAAATATGTGATGCGCCGCAAGCCGCCGGGCCAGTTGCTCAAGGGCGCCCACGCGATCGAGCGGGAATATCGCGTAATCAGCGCGCTTGGCGCGGCGGGCTTTCCTGTCGCCAAGGCCTATGCCTTGTGTGACGACGACAGCATCGTCGGCACCGCCTTCTACCTGATGGAGATGGTGGAGGGCCGCATTTTCTGGGATTCGACGCTACCCGGCCTGACGACACAGGAACGGCCGCTCTATTTCGACGCCATGAACGCGACCATCGCAAAGCTGCACGGCTTTGCCCCCGACGCGATCGGGCTGGGCGATTATGGACGGCCGGGCAATTATTTCGAACGCCAGATCGCGCGCTGGTCGCGCCAATATGGTGAAGATGTCGAAGCCGGGCGGCTGGACGATATGGACTGGCTGGTCGACTGGTTGCCTACGAACATCCCTGCCGGCGACGAAAGCAGAGTCGTGCATGGCGATTTCCGTGCCGACAATATGATCTGGCACGCGACAGAGCCGACGATATTGGCGGTGCTGGACTGGGAGCTTTCGACCCTGGGCCATCCGCTCGCCGATTTCACCTATCATCTGATGATGTATCATCTGCCGCCCCATATCATCGGCGGGTTCAAGGGCGCGGATCTGGTAGCGCTCAACATCCCGCGCCAAGACGCCTATGTGGCGGCCTATTGCGCGCGGACGGGCAGGGCGGGGATCGACAATCTGTCCTTCTACCTCGCCTTCAACATGTTCCGCTTCGCCGCGATCCTGCACGGGATCAAGGGGCGGATGGCGCGCGGCACGGCCGCCTCGCCCGAAGCGGCCAGCCTGGTCGATACCTTGCCCGAACTCGCCGGCCTGGCCCGCGCCATGGCAGCCCGAAAGGACTGA
- a CDS encoding acyl-CoA dehydrogenase family protein, giving the protein MITAPHPAPTQRAADLAARVERFVRDVVIPYEKDPRQDAHGPEEALVAEMRDKARAAGLMTPHVLPDGGHLTHRETALVLKTSGLSILGPTALNTAAPDEGNMYLIGKVGTQAQKDHFLAPMHRGEARSAFFMTEPAEDGGAGADPSMMQTRAVQDGNHWVINGRKAFITGAKGAKVGIVMANSGTAEKMAATMFLVDLPDPAISIERVMDTMDGSMPGGHSVIAIDNLRVSPDQVLGELHKGFDYAQIRLSPARLTHCMRWLGACIRAQEIASAYACKRHAFGKPLIDHEGVGFPLAENLIDLKQCELIIDWCADVLDSGELGTTESSMAKVAVSEALFRVADRCIQVMGGTGVTQDTMVEQVFREIRAFRIYDGPTEVHKWSLAKKIKRANAGR; this is encoded by the coding sequence ATGATTACCGCTCCCCATCCCGCGCCCACCCAGCGCGCCGCCGATCTGGCCGCGCGGGTCGAACGTTTCGTGCGCGATGTCGTTATCCCCTATGAAAAGGACCCGCGTCAGGACGCCCACGGCCCGGAGGAGGCACTGGTCGCCGAGATGCGCGACAAGGCGCGCGCCGCCGGGCTGATGACGCCCCATGTCCTGCCCGATGGCGGGCATCTGACCCATCGCGAAACCGCTTTGGTGCTCAAGACATCGGGTCTGTCGATCCTTGGCCCGACCGCGCTCAACACCGCCGCCCCGGACGAAGGCAATATGTATCTGATCGGCAAGGTGGGGACGCAGGCGCAGAAGGATCATTTCCTGGCCCCCATGCATCGCGGCGAGGCCCGATCCGCCTTCTTCATGACCGAACCGGCCGAGGATGGCGGGGCCGGGGCCGACCCGTCGATGATGCAGACGCGCGCCGTGCAGGACGGCAACCATTGGGTCATCAACGGGCGAAAGGCGTTCATCACCGGCGCGAAGGGCGCGAAGGTCGGCATCGTCATGGCCAATAGCGGCACGGCCGAGAAAATGGCCGCGACCATGTTCCTGGTCGATCTGCCCGATCCGGCGATCAGTATCGAGCGGGTGATGGATACGATGGATGGCTCGATGCCCGGCGGTCATTCGGTGATCGCGATCGATAATCTACGGGTGTCGCCGGACCAGGTGCTGGGCGAACTGCACAAAGGGTTCGACTATGCGCAGATCCGTCTCAGCCCGGCGCGGCTCACCCACTGCATGCGCTGGCTGGGCGCATGCATCCGCGCGCAGGAGATCGCCTCCGCTTATGCCTGCAAGCGCCATGCTTTCGGCAAGCCGCTGATCGACCATGAGGGCGTGGGCTTTCCGCTGGCGGAAAACCTCATCGACCTGAAACAATGCGAACTCATCATCGACTGGTGCGCCGACGTGCTGGACAGCGGCGAACTCGGCACCACCGAAAGCTCGATGGCCAAGGTCGCGGTGTCCGAAGCGTTGTTCCGCGTCGCCGATCGCTGCATCCAGGTGATGGGCGGCACCGGCGTCACGCAGGACACGATGGTCGAACAGGTGTTCCGTGAGATTCGCGCCTTCCGCATCTATGACGGGCCGACCGAGGTCCATAAATGGAGCCTCGCCAAGAAGATCAAGCGCGCGAACGCGGGGCGCTGA
- a CDS encoding NADP-dependent oxidoreductase: MRQLVLADRPVGRPVAATDFTMVDVPMPTPGPGQMLLATRWLGFEPAQKGWMENFGGYVAPIELGDVMRGMGVAEVVASEGGKFPIGTMVVGMTGWTEALVSDGAGFDACHPDLPPQAMLGLLGIPGLTAWVGLHDIGRPVAGDTVLVSGAAGATGSVAGQLAKIAGCRVIGIAGGAEKCAWLVDEAGFDAAIDYKAGDISKQIKALAPDGVDVVYDNVGGEVLDAMLARLAIGARVVLCGGISRYEQGGKIAGPTNYFNLILRRATMGGFIILDHEAAWPRIRARLAALALAGRISWQTDVLDGLENAPAALARLFTGANRGKQVVRL; the protein is encoded by the coding sequence ATGCGCCAGCTTGTTCTTGCCGATCGCCCGGTCGGTCGCCCCGTCGCCGCGACCGACTTTACGATGGTCGATGTGCCTATGCCGACACCCGGTCCCGGCCAGATGCTGCTGGCGACCCGCTGGCTGGGGTTTGAGCCGGCGCAAAAGGGGTGGATGGAAAATTTCGGCGGCTATGTCGCGCCCATCGAACTGGGCGACGTCATGCGCGGCATGGGCGTGGCGGAGGTGGTCGCAAGCGAGGGCGGCAAATTCCCGATCGGCACGATGGTCGTCGGCATGACCGGCTGGACCGAAGCGCTGGTCAGCGACGGCGCGGGGTTCGACGCCTGCCATCCCGACCTGCCGCCCCAAGCGATGCTGGGGCTGCTGGGCATACCCGGATTGACCGCCTGGGTCGGGCTGCACGACATCGGACGCCCCGTGGCCGGTGACACGGTCCTTGTCTCAGGCGCGGCCGGGGCGACAGGATCGGTCGCGGGGCAACTGGCCAAAATCGCGGGATGCCGGGTGATCGGCATCGCCGGTGGCGCGGAAAAATGCGCCTGGCTGGTCGATGAAGCCGGGTTCGACGCCGCGATCGACTATAAGGCGGGCGATATCTCGAAGCAGATAAAGGCGCTCGCGCCCGATGGCGTTGATGTCGTCTATGACAATGTCGGCGGCGAGGTGCTCGACGCGATGCTGGCGCGACTGGCGATCGGCGCACGGGTGGTGCTGTGCGGGGGCATCAGCCGGTACGAACAAGGCGGCAAGATCGCCGGGCCGACCAATTATTTCAACCTGATCCTGCGCCGGGCGACGATGGGCGGGTTCATCATCCTGGACCATGAGGCGGCGTGGCCCCGCATACGCGCGCGGTTGGCGGCACTGGCGCTGGCCGGGCGGATCAGTTGGCAGACGGATGTGCTGGACGGTCTGGAAAACGCCCCGGCGGCGCTGGCCCGGCTGTTTACCGGCGCGAACCGGGGAAAGCAGGTCGTGCGGCTTTGA
- a CDS encoding nuclear transport factor 2 family protein: MTREHRPVDPRSVVEQWYRCLSAMDIDGFAATLHEDFINNVAGRTPVSGRSYGKRQLFEDIFPLVMANLVPGTVNLARRHRIMAVDGPTVVGMMEGGAETKDGNRYEQTYCQIFRVEDGTIREIWEFFDTMHAQVRLFGHPADPGHPVNDPLRF; the protein is encoded by the coding sequence TTGACGCGCGAACATAGGCCCGTCGACCCTCGATCCGTGGTGGAGCAGTGGTATCGCTGCCTCTCCGCGATGGACATCGACGGGTTCGCTGCGACCTTGCATGAGGATTTCATCAATAATGTCGCCGGTCGGACTCCTGTGTCGGGTCGCTCCTATGGCAAGCGGCAATTGTTCGAGGATATTTTCCCGCTGGTCATGGCCAACCTCGTGCCCGGCACCGTCAATCTCGCCCGCCGCCATCGCATCATGGCCGTCGATGGCCCGACCGTGGTCGGCATGATGGAGGGCGGCGCCGAAACCAAGGACGGCAACCGTTACGAGCAGACCTATTGCCAGATATTTCGCGTCGAGGATGGCACCATCCGCGAAATCTGGGAATTTTTCGACACGATGCACGCGCAAGTGCGGCTGTTCGGCCATCCCGCCGATCCGGGCCATCCGGTGAACGATCCGCTGCGCTTCTAG
- a CDS encoding NADP-dependent oxidoreductase has product MTINRRFLLTARPDGLIKPGDFTLVDEPVPAIGPDEMLVRNHYASIDPAMRGWLDDVPSYLPPVALGDAVRATTVGVVEASNLEGFAPGDWVMGLNKIEHYSVARKGGFTSPIDAALVPSVTHYLSVMGAVGLTAYFGVNDILKPQAGETFLISGAAGAVGSLVGQLGKLVGARVVGIAGGPDKCRRLIADYGFDAAVDYRGKDVDALTAAIGEACPDGIDLVFENVGGIGLDATLEHINAHARIGLCGLISEYNGEPYGTRNLWKLIARMATIRGFLISEFLDRFAEGGMAMAKLVGEGKLRFDEHIDEGIDNAFPAFLRLFEGSNQGKMILKLI; this is encoded by the coding sequence ATGACCATCAACCGCCGCTTTCTCCTCACCGCCCGGCCCGACGGCCTTATCAAGCCTGGCGATTTCACGCTGGTCGACGAACCGGTCCCCGCCATCGGCCCCGACGAGATGCTGGTGCGCAACCATTATGCCTCGATCGACCCGGCCATGCGCGGCTGGCTGGACGACGTACCCAGCTACCTGCCGCCGGTCGCACTGGGCGACGCGGTGCGGGCGACGACGGTGGGCGTGGTGGAGGCCAGCAATCTGGAGGGCTTCGCGCCGGGCGACTGGGTGATGGGCCTCAACAAGATCGAGCACTATTCTGTGGCGCGCAAAGGCGGTTTCACCAGCCCGATCGATGCGGCGCTGGTGCCATCGGTGACCCATTATCTCTCCGTCATGGGCGCTGTCGGCCTCACCGCCTATTTCGGGGTGAACGACATATTGAAGCCCCAGGCAGGCGAGACTTTCCTCATCAGCGGCGCGGCCGGCGCTGTCGGATCGCTGGTCGGGCAGCTGGGCAAGCTGGTCGGCGCGCGGGTCGTCGGCATAGCGGGCGGACCGGACAAATGCCGCCGCCTGATCGCCGATTACGGCTTCGACGCGGCGGTCGATTATCGCGGCAAGGATGTCGATGCGCTGACGGCCGCGATCGGGGAGGCGTGCCCGGACGGCATCGACCTGGTGTTCGAAAATGTCGGCGGCATCGGGCTGGACGCGACGCTGGAGCATATCAACGCCCATGCGCGCATCGGTCTGTGCGGCCTGATCTCCGAATATAATGGCGAACCCTATGGCACCCGCAACCTGTGGAAGCTGATCGCCCGAATGGCGACCATTCGTGGCTTTCTGATCAGCGAGTTTCTCGATCGCTTCGCCGAGGGCGGCATGGCGATGGCGAAACTGGTCGGCGAGGGCAAGCTGCGGTTCGACGAGCATATCGATGAAGGCATCGACAACGCCTTCCCCGCCTTCCTGCGCCTGTTCGAGGGCAGCAACCAGGGCAAGATGATCCTGAAGCTGATCTAG
- a CDS encoding nuclear transport factor 2 family protein, whose translation MARAAGTAASLTKGVSSPRGALDTTSDTARSHQQIVELTLAYCRGVDRADETLLKSIFHDDSVVVSGAFDGNGQQFASEICAIVRAVFDQTLHSIDHQWIEVTGDTAIGETYVVAVSTMTDLERGKSEMLTGGRYLDRFTRRDGVWKFSARRFVSEWSRVDGTSCTDEAPSATQGSGSHPAPRWH comes from the coding sequence ATGGCCAGAGCAGCAGGCACCGCCGCCTCGTTGACGAAGGGCGTGTCCAGCCCACGAGGCGCTCTCGATACTACCAGCGACACCGCGCGCTCGCACCAGCAGATCGTCGAACTGACGCTCGCCTATTGCCGGGGCGTCGATCGCGCCGACGAGACGCTGCTGAAAAGCATCTTTCATGACGACAGCGTCGTGGTCAGCGGCGCCTTCGATGGCAATGGCCAGCAATTCGCGTCCGAAATCTGCGCGATCGTCCGGGCCGTGTTCGACCAGACCCTGCATAGCATCGACCATCAATGGATAGAGGTGACCGGCGACACCGCCATCGGCGAAACCTATGTCGTCGCGGTGTCGACCATGACCGACCTGGAACGTGGCAAATCGGAAATGCTGACCGGCGGCCGCTATCTCGACCGGTTTACGCGCCGCGATGGCGTTTGGAAATTCTCGGCGCGCAGATTCGTCAGCGAATGGAGCCGCGTCGACGGAACCAGTTGCACCGACGAAGCGCCGTCCGCCACACAGGGATCGGGCAGCCATCCTGCCCCGCGCTGGCATTGA
- a CDS encoding TetR/AcrR family transcriptional regulator → MPATVDHEARRRHIADIAADLIAQGGMENATIRNVAATAGYSTAIVTHYFAHKRDLLLWAYRASAQATQRRFDAVQANDPDDLIAALCAFLPDTPDGIKAWRVYFAFWRATVSDPEMAAEQRWWQANALAIIGAVASRQPGMTTAQDRVARMLLAIVQGIATQAALDQDHWSAQEQHRALAIQVDAILRQPSPAIALSAPNAELL, encoded by the coding sequence GTGCCCGCCACCGTCGATCATGAAGCCCGCCGCCGCCATATCGCCGACATCGCGGCCGATCTGATCGCGCAGGGCGGGATGGAGAATGCGACGATCCGCAACGTCGCGGCAACGGCAGGCTATAGCACCGCGATCGTCACCCATTATTTCGCGCATAAGCGCGACTTGCTGCTCTGGGCCTATCGCGCGTCCGCACAGGCGACCCAGCGCCGCTTCGATGCGGTGCAAGCCAACGATCCCGATGACCTGATCGCCGCACTCTGCGCTTTTCTGCCGGATACGCCGGACGGGATAAAGGCGTGGCGCGTCTATTTCGCTTTCTGGCGCGCGACGGTCAGCGATCCCGAAATGGCGGCGGAACAGCGATGGTGGCAGGCCAATGCCCTAGCGATCATCGGCGCCGTCGCCAGCCGTCAGCCGGGTATGACCACAGCACAGGATCGGGTCGCCCGGATGTTGCTGGCGATCGTCCAGGGGATCGCGACTCAGGCTGCGCTCGATCAGGATCATTGGAGCGCGCAGGAACAGCATCGCGCGCTGGCTATTCAGGTCGATGCCATCCTGCGCCAGCCCAGTCCTGCGATTGCGCTATCTGCCCCAAATGCCGAACTGCTTTAA
- a CDS encoding FAD-dependent oxidoreductase yields the protein MDQYDVIVLGTGAAGLTAAITAHEGGAKVGLFEKADTVGGTSAWSGGQVWIPNNPHQRALGKPDSRDDALTYLMSLSHGMIAPDMAEAFVDTGPEMIDFLEKCSPVSFYSIPDFPDYHPEFPGGKPEGGRTLECRLFPFGELGDWADRVGTSPYYLDYTITVGETTLGQPVPVEVPQAEKARRRANDERGMGLALIGRLLKGCLDRGIEPQTGCRAVELVMRDGAVAGLKLEGPGGPFEVAAKNVILATGGFEWDAKMVRAFTRGPMTHPLSIKTNTGDGLKMAMRVGAMLGNMREAWWMPVIEVPTEVNRMGKQLLTYERTMPGTLMVNKQGRRFTNEASNYNAFGAAFHEQDVSRFDYANLPCWLIFNQDFYARYPFVGGLRDEYEHGLTPPQWIAGAPTLRELADRIGIDPDQLEATVDRFNGHAAAGTDPDFRRGESANDLWWGDPAWRGDKRATLGALGKGPYYAVEVKSGALGTKGGPQTDVDANVLDVDGAAIPGLYAAGNVMASPMGMTYGGAGGTLAPGMVFGYRAGLHAAARG from the coding sequence ATGGATCAATATGACGTCATTGTGCTGGGCACCGGCGCAGCTGGCCTTACGGCGGCGATCACCGCGCATGAGGGTGGCGCGAAGGTCGGCCTGTTCGAGAAAGCGGATACGGTGGGCGGCACCAGCGCCTGGTCGGGCGGGCAGGTCTGGATACCCAACAACCCGCACCAGCGCGCACTGGGCAAGCCAGACAGCCGGGACGACGCATTGACCTATTTGATGTCGCTGTCGCACGGCATGATCGCGCCGGATATGGCAGAAGCGTTCGTCGATACCGGGCCGGAGATGATCGACTTCCTCGAAAAATGCTCGCCCGTCAGCTTCTATTCCATTCCCGATTTCCCCGATTACCACCCCGAATTTCCGGGCGGCAAGCCGGAAGGCGGACGGACGCTGGAATGTCGGCTCTTTCCCTTTGGCGAATTGGGCGATTGGGCCGACCGGGTCGGCACCTCGCCCTATTATCTGGATTATACCATCACCGTGGGCGAAACCACGCTGGGCCAACCTGTACCGGTCGAAGTGCCGCAGGCGGAAAAGGCGCGCCGGCGCGCCAATGACGAGCGGGGCATGGGGCTGGCGCTGATCGGGCGGTTGCTGAAGGGCTGTCTCGATCGCGGGATCGAACCACAGACCGGTTGCCGCGCGGTCGAACTGGTGATGCGGGACGGCGCGGTCGCGGGCCTGAAGCTGGAGGGGCCGGGCGGTCCGTTCGAGGTCGCAGCGAAGAATGTGATCCTGGCGACCGGCGGGTTCGAATGGGACGCGAAGATGGTCCGGGCCTTTACGCGCGGGCCGATGACCCATCCGCTGTCGATCAAGACCAATACCGGCGATGGCCTGAAGATGGCGATGCGTGTGGGCGCGATGCTGGGCAATATGCGGGAAGCCTGGTGGATGCCGGTGATCGAAGTACCGACCGAAGTGAACCGCATGGGCAAACAGTTGCTGACCTATGAACGCACCATGCCCGGCACGTTGATGGTCAACAAACAGGGCAGGCGCTTCACCAACGAGGCGTCCAATTATAATGCTTTCGGTGCGGCGTTTCACGAGCAGGATGTCAGTCGCTTCGACTATGCGAACCTGCCCTGCTGGCTGATCTTTAATCAGGATTTCTATGCCAGATATCCCTTCGTCGGCGGTCTGCGCGATGAATATGAGCATGGCCTGACGCCGCCCCAATGGATAGCGGGCGCGCCCACCTTGCGGGAACTGGCCGACCGGATCGGCATCGACCCCGACCAGCTGGAGGCGACGGTGGACCGGTTCAACGGTCATGCGGCGGCGGGAACCGACCCTGATTTCCGACGGGGCGAAAGCGCCAATGACCTGTGGTGGGGCGATCCGGCCTGGCGCGGCGACAAACGGGCGACCCTCGGCGCTTTGGGGAAGGGGCCATATTATGCGGTGGAGGTGAAGAGTGGCGCGCTGGGCACCAAGGGGGGACCGCAGACCGACGTGGACGCGAATGTGCTGGACGTCGATGGGGCCGCCATTCCGGGCCTCTATGCGGCAGGGAACGTGATGGCTTCACCCATGGGCATGACCTATGGCGGGGCGGGCGGCACGCTGGCGCCGGGCATGGTGTTCGGTTATCGCGCGGGGCTTCATGCTGCGGCGCGGGGCTGA